A section of the Streptomyces sp. V3I8 genome encodes:
- a CDS encoding extracellular solute-binding protein, with protein MSRTRAVAAVSVVSALGLVVGCGSSDGGGTGGGKKDGKVTITMGLFGVMGFKETGLLDKYMKEHPDVVIKADVAGDEQTYYTALQTHLAAGSGLKDIQGIEIGRAKELSDTQQDKFVDLAGAAGTDHFLPWKQSQVTTEDKKVIGLGTDIGPMAVCYRKDLFEQAGLPTDRDEVAKLWEGDWSKYVDAGKKFKQKSKADKVAFMDSSSGLFNAMIYGDSQQFYDKQGELIYGTNPVVKNAWKLASEAATSDLTAKLRQFQPGWDPGLANSTFATTVCPAWMLAHISEKAGPANKGKWDVAKAPKGANWGGSFLGVMEKSPVKKEAQELVAWLTAPEQQAYLFEKIGNFPSSQKALEMPEVVDAKSDYFAGAPIGQIFGDAAKEIPDEQVLGRKDGTIKDIFSQGLTLIEAQNKTPDEAWKTTDKRIEKAAG; from the coding sequence ATGTCGCGTACACGAGCCGTGGCCGCCGTATCGGTTGTGTCGGCTCTCGGTCTGGTCGTGGGCTGTGGCAGCAGTGACGGCGGGGGGACCGGCGGGGGGAAGAAGGACGGCAAGGTCACCATCACCATGGGGCTCTTCGGCGTCATGGGGTTCAAGGAGACCGGGCTGCTCGACAAGTACATGAAGGAACACCCCGACGTCGTCATCAAGGCGGACGTCGCGGGCGACGAGCAGACCTACTACACCGCCCTGCAGACCCACCTCGCGGCCGGCAGCGGACTCAAGGACATCCAGGGCATAGAGATCGGCCGGGCCAAGGAACTGTCCGACACGCAGCAGGACAAGTTCGTCGACCTGGCCGGCGCGGCCGGGACGGACCACTTCCTGCCGTGGAAGCAGAGCCAGGTCACCACCGAGGACAAGAAGGTCATCGGCCTGGGCACCGACATCGGCCCGATGGCGGTCTGTTACCGCAAGGACCTGTTCGAGCAGGCGGGTCTGCCCACCGACCGCGACGAGGTCGCCAAGCTGTGGGAGGGCGACTGGTCGAAGTACGTGGACGCGGGCAAGAAGTTCAAGCAGAAGTCCAAGGCCGACAAGGTCGCCTTCATGGACAGCTCCAGCGGCCTGTTCAACGCCATGATCTACGGCGACTCCCAGCAGTTCTACGACAAGCAGGGTGAGCTCATCTACGGGACCAACCCCGTCGTCAAGAACGCGTGGAAGCTGGCCTCCGAGGCGGCCACGTCCGATCTGACCGCCAAGCTCCGCCAGTTCCAGCCCGGCTGGGACCCCGGTCTGGCGAACAGCACCTTCGCCACCACCGTCTGCCCCGCGTGGATGCTCGCGCACATCAGTGAGAAGGCGGGCCCGGCGAACAAGGGCAAGTGGGACGTCGCCAAGGCCCCGAAGGGCGCCAACTGGGGCGGCTCGTTCCTCGGGGTGATGGAGAAGAGCCCCGTCAAGAAGGAGGCCCAGGAGCTCGTCGCCTGGCTCACCGCGCCCGAGCAGCAGGCCTACCTCTTCGAGAAGATCGGCAACTTCCCCTCCTCGCAGAAGGCGCTGGAGATGCCCGAAGTCGTCGACGCCAAGTCCGACTACTTCGCGGGCGCCCCCATCGGACAGATCTTCGGGGACGCGGCCAAGGAGATCCCCGACGAGCAGGTGCTCGGCCGCAAGGACGGCACCATCAAGGACATCTTCTCGCAGGGCCTGACGCTGATCGAAGCGCAGAACAAGACGCCGGACGAGGCCTGGAAGACCACGGACAAGCGCATCGAGAAGGCTGCCGGCTGA
- a CDS encoding LacI family DNA-binding transcriptional regulator: MGGRQRPTIKTVAARAGVGRTTVSRVINGSELVSDKARTAVLAAIEELNYVPNSVARGLVTSRTNSVALVIPESESRLGSEPYFSAVIRGVSTALAKTRTQLQLVLVRDQLERDQLTESVAERRVDGVLLVSVHEHDPLPGLLEDMGLPTVLAGRRSPDESLSHVHSDNAGGAEAAVAHLLERGRRTIATISGPLDMDVTRSRLQGWREALEKAGHEAPEHLAASGDFTEEGGAAAMRSLLEQVPSLDAVFVASDVMAAGALLELRRQGRRVPDEVAVVGFDDSIIARHTNPSLTSVRQPVEEIGNTIAHILLEEIGDPEQPRRHVVLPTELVVRESS; the protein is encoded by the coding sequence ATGGGAGGCAGACAGCGCCCGACCATCAAGACCGTGGCCGCGCGCGCCGGCGTCGGGCGCACCACGGTTTCACGAGTCATCAACGGCTCGGAGCTCGTCAGCGACAAGGCCAGGACCGCCGTGCTCGCCGCGATCGAGGAACTGAACTACGTCCCGAACTCGGTCGCCCGGGGCCTGGTGACGAGCAGGACCAACTCCGTGGCCCTGGTGATCCCCGAGTCGGAGAGCAGGCTGGGCTCCGAACCCTACTTCTCGGCCGTCATCCGCGGGGTCAGCACCGCGCTCGCGAAGACCCGGACACAGCTCCAACTGGTCCTGGTACGCGACCAGTTGGAGCGGGACCAGTTGACCGAGTCGGTGGCGGAACGGCGGGTCGACGGGGTGCTCCTGGTCTCGGTGCACGAGCACGACCCGCTGCCGGGGCTGCTGGAGGACATGGGGCTGCCCACGGTGCTCGCCGGGCGCCGCTCCCCCGACGAGTCGCTCAGCCACGTGCACTCCGACAACGCGGGCGGGGCCGAGGCGGCCGTCGCCCATCTGCTCGAGCGGGGGCGACGCACCATCGCCACGATCAGCGGCCCCCTCGACATGGACGTGACGCGCAGCCGGCTCCAGGGATGGCGCGAGGCCCTCGAGAAGGCGGGCCACGAGGCGCCGGAGCACCTGGCCGCCTCGGGCGACTTCACCGAGGAGGGCGGCGCGGCCGCGATGCGTTCACTCCTTGAACAAGTCCCGTCACTGGACGCCGTGTTCGTGGCCTCGGACGTGATGGCGGCGGGGGCGCTGCTGGAGCTGCGCAGGCAGGGGCGCCGCGTTCCGGACGAGGTGGCGGTGGTCGGATTCGACGACTCCATCATCGCCCGCCACACCAACCCGTCCCTCACCAGCGTGCGCCAGCCGGTCGAGGAGATCGGCAACACGATCGCGCACATCCTCCTGGAGGAGATCGGCGACCCGGAGCAACCACGCCGCCATGTGGTCCTGCCCACCGAGCTGGTGGTGCGCGAGTCGTCGTGA
- a CDS encoding SDR family NAD(P)-dependent oxidoreductase: MTITLITGANKGIGFETAAQLLASGHVVYIGARDVERGEKAAAALGARFVQLDVTDDASVGRALATIDAAEGRLDVLVNNAGVLGAGITDGPTALRAFDTNAVGIVRVTEAALPLLRRSSNPTVVNVSSSAGSFWAVTNPDRPEFGLPLALYSASKAAATMLTVHYAKSQPGIKFNAVEPGTTATDMTAAFGIGRTPQESAAVVVRFATLGADGPTGTFQDENGEVPW; encoded by the coding sequence ATGACCATCACACTGATCACCGGAGCCAACAAAGGCATCGGCTTCGAGACGGCCGCACAGCTTCTGGCGTCGGGCCATGTCGTCTACATCGGCGCGCGTGACGTCGAGCGGGGTGAGAAGGCCGCGGCGGCACTCGGCGCACGGTTCGTGCAGCTCGACGTGACCGACGACGCCTCGGTGGGCCGAGCACTGGCGACGATAGATGCGGCCGAGGGGCGGCTCGACGTCCTGGTGAACAACGCGGGCGTCCTCGGGGCCGGAATCACCGACGGCCCCACGGCACTTCGGGCTTTCGACACCAACGCGGTGGGAATCGTACGGGTCACGGAGGCGGCACTTCCCCTCCTGCGCAGATCGTCGAACCCGACCGTGGTCAACGTTTCGAGCAGTGCCGGATCGTTCTGGGCCGTGACGAATCCGGACCGGCCTGAATTCGGTCTGCCGTTGGCGCTCTATTCCGCCTCGAAGGCGGCGGCCACCATGCTCACGGTCCACTATGCCAAGTCCCAGCCGGGCATCAAGTTCAACGCGGTCGAGCCCGGCACCACCGCGACCGACATGACCGCGGCGTTCGGAATCGGCAGGACGCCGCAGGAGAGTGCCGCGGTCGTCGTGCGCTTCGCGACTCTCGGCGCGGACGGCCCGACGGGAACGTTCCAGGACGAGAACGGGGAAGTGCCCTGGTAG
- a CDS encoding ester cyclase → MSDSDLSAFYLRYVEALNAHEFDGMDEFIDDRTTLNGEPATRDDLVSVQKHDVDAVPDLHWELKELLFDGDRLAARLVNTGTPVKEWLGVSPTGASFEIVEYAVYQVRDGRFVHMTALHDAGELLRQLAG, encoded by the coding sequence ATGTCCGACAGTGATCTGAGCGCGTTCTACCTGCGCTACGTCGAGGCGCTCAACGCCCACGAGTTCGACGGTATGGACGAGTTCATCGACGACCGGACCACCCTGAACGGTGAGCCCGCCACCCGGGACGACCTCGTCTCGGTCCAGAAGCATGACGTGGACGCGGTTCCGGACCTCCACTGGGAGCTCAAGGAACTGCTCTTCGACGGTGACCGGCTGGCCGCGCGTCTGGTCAACACCGGTACTCCGGTGAAGGAGTGGCTCGGTGTGTCTCCCACCGGAGCCTCGTTCGAGATCGTCGAGTACGCCGTCTACCAGGTCCGCGACGGGCGGTTCGTGCACATGACCGCCCTGCACGACGCCGGCGAATTGCTCCGGCAGCTGGCCGGCTGA
- a CDS encoding TetR/AcrR family transcriptional regulator yields the protein MQTRQSGSIGRPRGFDTEEALERAMLVFWKHGYEGASTANLTNAMGISTTSMYAAFGNKEKLFRKVLERYSEGPSAYLDRALEEPTALEVATALLAGTVRTTTRPTDPQGCLGVQSALTASDSGQEIRDLLVAWRNDGYSHVRERFQRAVDDGDLPAGTDAGLLARYVTTIGYGIAVQAASGVCRDELQELADAALRNWPLP from the coding sequence GTGCAGACGAGACAGAGCGGCTCCATCGGCCGACCGCGGGGCTTCGACACCGAGGAGGCCCTCGAGCGCGCCATGCTGGTTTTCTGGAAGCACGGTTACGAGGGAGCCAGCACCGCCAACCTGACGAACGCGATGGGCATCTCCACCACGAGCATGTACGCGGCGTTCGGCAACAAGGAGAAGCTGTTCCGCAAGGTTCTGGAGCGCTACAGCGAAGGCCCGAGCGCGTACCTCGACCGAGCCCTCGAAGAGCCGACCGCCCTCGAGGTCGCCACCGCGCTCCTGGCCGGCACCGTGCGGACCACCACCCGCCCGACCGACCCCCAGGGATGCCTGGGGGTCCAGAGCGCCCTGACCGCCAGCGACTCCGGGCAGGAGATCCGCGACCTCCTCGTCGCCTGGCGCAACGACGGCTACTCCCACGTCCGCGAGCGGTTCCAGCGAGCCGTCGACGACGGCGACCTGCCCGCGGGCACCGATGCGGGGCTGCTGGCCCGCTACGTCACGACCATCGGCTACGGCATCGCCGTGCAGGCCGCGAGCGGTGTCTGCCGCGATGAGCTCCAGGAGCTGGCCGACGCCGCTCTGCGCAACTGGCCCCTCCCCTGA
- a CDS encoding NtaA/DmoA family FMN-dependent monooxygenase (This protein belongs to a clade of FMN-dependent monooxygenases, within a broader family of flavin-dependent oxidoreductases, the luciferase-like monooxygenase (LMM) family, some of whose members use coenzyme F420 rather than FMN.), with the protein MSAERPRTLKTVTGAGGTSETYDLAIDPTRSTLDTAVEVAKLAEAARIDALFTADLLSFDAQGPIGSQEPLVFVSALSQVTSRIGLIATMSSTFQHPFNLARLFGTLDHVSNGRAAWNLVTSSIGEENFGPGELPGPEERYARAAETLEVVNALWDSWEPGALTVGADGKAVLHRDRVHPIGHAGRFFTVAGPLNIPPLPQRRPVQIQAGQSEAGAALGARYAEIVFTSLPTLDIAKDFTRRIRSRAERLGRAGGLPLIFSSLHATYGATEEEAQRLVRERREAIDFERGRAQVADMLGGGVDLSEIPLDSKLPESLLPDVTSVNRRRGRVEIFAGYARQGYTLRELVIAAQDTGHWAAAGTPEQLADAVEERFRAGVLDVITLSGLADPRQHDFAVNGLLHELRKRKIVANDYTGTTLRENLGLELPARAAAPVQV; encoded by the coding sequence GTGAGCGCAGAACGCCCCAGGACGCTGAAGACCGTGACCGGAGCAGGCGGCACGTCGGAGACCTACGACCTGGCGATCGACCCGACCCGATCCACCCTCGACACCGCCGTGGAAGTGGCGAAACTCGCCGAGGCCGCCAGGATCGACGCCCTGTTCACCGCCGATCTGCTCAGCTTCGACGCGCAGGGCCCCATCGGGTCGCAGGAGCCGCTGGTCTTCGTCTCGGCACTGAGCCAGGTGACGTCGCGGATCGGCCTGATCGCCACCATGTCGAGCACGTTCCAGCACCCGTTCAACCTGGCCCGGCTGTTCGGGACCCTCGACCACGTCAGCAACGGGCGGGCCGCCTGGAACCTGGTGACCTCCTCGATCGGCGAGGAGAACTTCGGACCGGGCGAACTGCCCGGCCCCGAGGAGCGTTACGCGCGTGCGGCGGAGACGCTGGAAGTGGTCAACGCGCTGTGGGACAGCTGGGAACCCGGTGCGCTGACCGTCGGCGCGGACGGGAAGGCGGTACTGCACCGCGACCGGGTGCATCCGATCGGCCACGCGGGCCGGTTCTTCACCGTGGCGGGCCCGCTGAACATCCCGCCGCTGCCGCAGCGCCGCCCGGTACAGATCCAGGCGGGGCAGTCCGAAGCGGGGGCGGCGCTGGGCGCCCGGTACGCCGAGATCGTCTTCACCTCACTGCCCACCCTCGACATCGCGAAGGACTTCACGCGCAGGATCCGCAGCCGGGCGGAGCGGTTGGGGCGGGCCGGCGGACTGCCCCTGATCTTCAGCTCGCTGCACGCCACGTACGGTGCCACCGAGGAGGAGGCGCAGCGGCTCGTACGGGAGAGGCGCGAGGCGATCGACTTCGAGCGGGGCCGCGCCCAGGTGGCGGACATGCTCGGTGGCGGGGTCGACCTGTCGGAGATCCCGCTCGACTCGAAGCTGCCGGAGAGCCTGCTGCCCGATGTCACCTCCGTGAACCGCCGTCGCGGCCGGGTCGAGATCTTCGCCGGGTACGCGCGACAGGGTTACACACTGCGTGAACTCGTCATCGCCGCCCAGGACACCGGACACTGGGCCGCGGCGGGCACGCCCGAGCAACTCGCCGACGCGGTCGAGGAACGGTTCCGCGCGGGTGTCCTCGACGTGATCACGCTGAGCGGCCTGGCGGACCCGCGCCAGCACGACTTCGCCGTGAACGGCCTGCTGCACGAGCTGCGCAAACGGAAGATCGTCGCGAACGACTACACGGGCACGACGCTGCGGGAGAACCTGGGCCTCGAACTGCCGGCGCGCGCCGCGGCGCCCGTCCAGGTCTGA
- a CDS encoding ABC transporter substrate-binding protein, which produces MRPPLTRRGFLAAGSGLTAATALPALSGCSALAAADSDPDTLVVHSQLGTTAPGSPTYLASLDRFRKENPGLKVRNLVNGDDLAQVYETSRLARKEPDVVMVNLYDKTLAWTDVGATVDVQGYMDDWGLRERVLPVALDAWTDDRKRLRAFPYFATNWPVAYNRSLLDRAGVDEIPVTGDQLIAAARRLRAKGIGPVTTGGNDWTGQKLLAQIIQTFLTEDEARHVYSTGDFSGSRGAKEGIEYFVALRDAGVFVDKAQGLTSDLMTTQYNTGSAAIQSAMSSALAKVPGPVARHTDVGGWPLAPGAAHDRPTILRTYTLIGFWISPNGTKKIDTVEKFLRFMYRPDTVSRFIRESGRDMALRSDTVSTDFPLVAAAQRLGDDVSQVLLPDVYVPPAATQPLITATSTSFTRGTGAAKVRAALEAAYRSA; this is translated from the coding sequence GTGCGCCCACCGCTGACTCGGCGCGGCTTCCTCGCCGCCGGTTCCGGCCTCACCGCCGCGACCGCCCTGCCCGCTCTGTCCGGCTGCTCCGCGCTGGCCGCGGCGGACTCCGATCCCGACACACTCGTGGTGCACAGCCAGCTGGGCACCACCGCACCCGGGTCGCCCACCTATCTGGCCTCCCTGGACCGCTTCCGCAAGGAGAACCCGGGGCTCAAGGTCAGGAACCTCGTCAACGGCGACGACCTCGCCCAGGTCTACGAGACCTCCCGGCTGGCCCGCAAGGAGCCGGACGTCGTCATGGTCAACCTCTACGACAAGACCCTGGCCTGGACCGATGTCGGCGCCACGGTCGACGTGCAGGGGTACATGGACGACTGGGGGCTGCGCGAGCGCGTCCTGCCGGTGGCCCTGGACGCCTGGACCGACGACAGGAAGAGGCTGCGGGCCTTCCCCTACTTCGCCACCAACTGGCCGGTCGCCTACAACCGCTCGCTCCTCGACAGGGCGGGCGTGGACGAGATCCCGGTCACCGGGGACCAGCTGATCGCCGCGGCCCGCAGACTGCGGGCCAAGGGCATCGGCCCCGTCACCACCGGCGGCAACGACTGGACCGGGCAGAAACTCCTGGCCCAGATCATCCAGACCTTCCTCACCGAGGACGAGGCGCGGCACGTCTACTCCACCGGCGACTTCAGCGGGAGCAGGGGCGCGAAGGAGGGCATCGAGTACTTCGTGGCGCTGCGTGACGCCGGGGTGTTCGTCGACAAGGCGCAGGGTCTGACCTCGGACCTGATGACCACGCAGTACAACACCGGGTCCGCCGCCATCCAGTCGGCGATGTCGTCGGCGCTCGCGAAGGTGCCCGGGCCGGTCGCACGCCACACGGACGTGGGCGGCTGGCCGCTCGCCCCGGGCGCCGCCCACGACCGCCCGACGATCCTGCGGACGTACACCCTGATCGGTTTCTGGATCAGTCCGAACGGCACGAAGAAGATCGACACCGTCGAGAAGTTCCTGCGGTTCATGTACCGCCCGGACACCGTGTCCCGGTTCATCCGGGAGAGCGGCCGCGACATGGCGCTGCGCTCCGACACGGTCAGTACGGACTTCCCGCTGGTCGCGGCCGCCCAGCGGCTGGGGGACGACGTGAGCCAGGTCCTGCTGCCCGACGTGTACGTGCCGCCCGCGGCGACCCAGCCGCTCATCACCGCGACCAGTACCTCCTTCACCCGCGGCACCGGCGCGGCGAAGGTGCGGGCCGCGCTCGAAGCCGCGTACCGCTCCGCGTGA
- a CDS encoding carbohydrate ABC transporter permease, protein MTTLTPTPGDTTVRRPGPPSATAGRRPPRQGGTVLAVPALIWYLVFMVGPLVAIFVVAVLHWPGMLQPVSFAGLGNVRTVMDDPVFWDAVRNTAVQLAVALPVMIVCAYMLGYYVAQKPPGHRVIRYLLFIPGLISTPAKAMVFYAALSPDGLANGALESVGLGSLTDAWLASPSTALACLIALDVWAGIGFTAVLFAARLGSVPEELGEAAQLDGAGHWRTMWLVHFPVIRDYVGVVTMLQFLWTLFGSAQHVLLLTQGGPGSSSTTLSFLVYQKAFIAADLGYSQTVGVVLFLAGLAGLLTIRRAFRQNY, encoded by the coding sequence ATGACGACGTTGACGCCCACACCGGGCGACACCACGGTCCGCCGCCCCGGCCCGCCGTCCGCCACCGCCGGCCGGCGCCCGCCCCGGCAGGGCGGCACCGTCCTCGCCGTGCCGGCCCTGATCTGGTACCTGGTCTTCATGGTCGGGCCGCTGGTCGCGATCTTCGTGGTCGCCGTCCTGCACTGGCCGGGCATGCTGCAGCCGGTGTCGTTCGCCGGCCTCGGCAACGTGCGTACGGTCATGGACGACCCGGTCTTCTGGGACGCGGTGCGCAACACCGCCGTCCAGCTCGCCGTCGCCCTGCCGGTCATGATCGTGTGCGCCTACATGCTGGGCTACTACGTGGCGCAGAAGCCGCCGGGGCACCGGGTGATCCGCTACCTGCTCTTCATCCCGGGGCTCATCTCGACCCCGGCGAAGGCCATGGTCTTCTACGCCGCCCTGTCCCCGGACGGCCTCGCCAACGGCGCCCTGGAGTCCGTCGGCCTCGGCTCGCTCACCGACGCCTGGCTCGCCTCGCCGTCCACCGCCCTGGCCTGTCTGATCGCGCTCGACGTGTGGGCCGGGATCGGCTTCACCGCCGTGCTGTTCGCGGCCCGGCTCGGCAGTGTGCCCGAGGAACTCGGCGAGGCCGCGCAGCTCGACGGCGCCGGGCACTGGCGCACGATGTGGCTCGTCCACTTCCCCGTCATCCGCGACTACGTCGGCGTCGTGACGATGCTCCAGTTCCTGTGGACGCTCTTCGGGTCCGCCCAGCACGTCCTGCTGCTCACCCAGGGCGGACCGGGCAGTTCGTCCACCACCCTGTCGTTCCTCGTCTACCAGAAGGCGTTCATCGCGGCCGACCTGGGCTACAGCCAGACCGTCGGCGTCGTCCTCTTCCTCGCCGGGCTCGCCGGACTGCTCACCATCCGCCGCGCATTCCGCCAGAACTACTGA
- a CDS encoding carbohydrate ABC transporter permease, whose translation MKLGKRWLPAHVLVWSYAVLLIVPLYYFLASAFKTNDEIFAHPFALPTSFGFGNFRTAFDSADLGLAVVNSTLVTVLALVLTLGLALPAAFALARSTGRLASAVEKVFSLGFLVPTFAALFPTFLLAAATGLFHTRTFMVLFLPATAMPLSVVILMQFMRTIPKEMEEAARMDGASTFAVLRHVYVPMCMPGIATVLLLNFLTFWNEYLYSLVIIGPDPAQRTVQVALPTLKSITGTDYGVLTAGTVLTLVPVWVVYTLLQKRMQQALVSGAVKM comes from the coding sequence ATGAAGCTCGGCAAGCGCTGGCTGCCCGCGCACGTCCTGGTGTGGTCCTACGCGGTCCTGCTGATCGTGCCGCTGTACTACTTCCTCGCCTCGGCCTTCAAGACGAACGACGAGATCTTCGCGCACCCCTTCGCCCTGCCCACCTCGTTCGGGTTCGGCAATTTCCGCACCGCCTTCGACAGCGCCGACCTCGGGCTCGCCGTCGTGAACTCGACGCTGGTGACGGTCCTCGCGCTCGTGCTGACCCTGGGGCTCGCGCTGCCCGCGGCGTTCGCCCTCGCCCGGTCCACCGGCCGGCTCGCGTCGGCCGTGGAGAAGGTCTTCTCGCTCGGCTTCCTCGTCCCCACCTTCGCGGCGCTCTTCCCGACGTTCCTGCTGGCCGCGGCGACCGGGCTGTTCCACACCCGTACGTTCATGGTGCTGTTCCTGCCCGCGACCGCGATGCCGCTGTCCGTGGTGATCCTGATGCAGTTCATGCGGACCATCCCGAAGGAGATGGAGGAGGCCGCCCGGATGGACGGCGCCTCCACGTTCGCGGTCCTGCGGCACGTCTACGTCCCGATGTGCATGCCCGGCATCGCGACCGTCCTGCTGCTGAACTTCCTCACCTTCTGGAACGAGTACCTGTACTCGCTGGTGATCATCGGGCCCGACCCGGCGCAGCGCACGGTCCAGGTCGCCCTGCCCACCCTGAAGTCGATCACCGGCACCGACTACGGTGTCCTGACCGCCGGCACGGTCCTCACGCTCGTACCGGTGTGGGTCGTCTACACGCTGCTGCAGAAGCGCATGCAGCAGGCGCTCGTCAGCGGGGCGGTGAAGATGTGA
- a CDS encoding LacI family DNA-binding transcriptional regulator, with protein MSTPTDGPGAPGRPGSRRPTIKAVAAAAGVSTAAVSQAFNDKGRLSSATRRRILDTALELGWSPSAPAAALRSARTRTLALVVRRPTDVLGADPHFSELITGIEGELAPRGYGLLLHLVAGAQEENVLYERLAAEGRVDGAVLTDARADDPRPALLTRLGLPAVLLGAPDRAAAVPRVGLGQQGAGVEEVVAHLLRLGHRRIAYVAGPEELQHTRLRLGAFDSALRAAGVRPVAVLHTDFSQVSAVAATDALLATADRPTAVVYANDSMAVCGMGAAQRAGLRVPRDLSVVGYDDLPLGRWLHPRLTTVDQQVQRVGAAAARVLLARCGEDVEAERLDDRPRLVVRESTGPVPR; from the coding sequence GTGAGCACGCCGACCGACGGGCCCGGCGCCCCGGGGAGGCCCGGCAGCAGGCGTCCCACCATCAAGGCCGTCGCGGCGGCCGCCGGTGTGTCGACCGCGGCCGTGTCCCAGGCCTTCAACGACAAGGGCCGGCTGTCCTCGGCGACCCGCCGCCGCATCCTCGACACCGCGCTGGAACTGGGCTGGTCGCCGAGCGCGCCGGCCGCCGCGCTGCGCAGCGCCCGCACCCGTACGCTCGCCCTGGTCGTGCGGCGCCCCACCGACGTCCTGGGCGCGGACCCGCACTTCAGCGAGCTGATCACCGGTATAGAGGGCGAACTCGCCCCGCGGGGTTACGGGTTGCTGCTGCACCTGGTCGCGGGGGCGCAGGAGGAGAACGTCCTGTACGAGCGGCTCGCCGCCGAGGGCAGGGTGGACGGCGCGGTGCTCACCGACGCGCGCGCCGACGACCCCCGGCCCGCGCTGCTGACCCGGCTCGGCCTGCCCGCGGTGCTGCTCGGCGCCCCCGACCGTGCGGCGGCCGTGCCGAGGGTCGGCCTGGGGCAGCAGGGGGCCGGCGTCGAGGAGGTCGTCGCCCACCTGCTTCGGCTCGGCCACCGGCGCATCGCCTACGTGGCGGGTCCCGAGGAGCTGCAGCACACCCGGCTGCGGCTCGGTGCCTTCGACTCGGCCCTGCGTGCCGCGGGCGTACGGCCGGTCGCCGTGCTGCACACCGACTTCTCGCAGGTGTCGGCGGTCGCCGCGACCGACGCGCTGCTGGCCACCGCCGACCGCCCCACGGCCGTCGTCTACGCCAACGACTCCATGGCGGTGTGCGGCATGGGAGCCGCGCAGCGCGCCGGCCTGCGCGTCCCGCGCGACCTCTCGGTCGTCGGCTACGACGATCTGCCCCTGGGTCGCTGGCTCCACCCGCGGCTGACCACCGTCGACCAGCAGGTGCAACGCGTCGGCGCCGCCGCCGCGCGGGTCCTGCTCGCCCGCTGCGGCGAGGACGTCGAGGCCGAACGGCTCGACGACCGGCCCCGTCTGGTCGTCCGCGAGTCCACGGGCCCCGTGCCCCGCTGA